The following nucleotide sequence is from Chloroflexota bacterium.
ACTAATTGTAGGTTTTTTGTTAGACATCCTTGGCAATCCGGATACTCCCGATCGCTCGGAACTTATGATGGCCTTGGGTGGCCCCTTCTGGGGGATGCTTACCTCTTGGGGCACGATTGCGATGAAGCGCATTCAGGTTGCTATCTATGCCATGGCCAAAGAACGCAGAGGAATCTTAATCACCCTGCTCAGCGATGCGGATGCTCCTGTACGCCAGGGCGCTGCCAGATTGCTTGGTTATCTCACAGAGGATCGCCATGAGATTGTGTCGATCCTGCTCAATCACGCGGCCCGCGAAATAGATGCTGGGGTTGGAAGCGAACTCTGTCAGAGCGTGAAACGCCTACTCGCTGATTCGATGGGCTGGAAAGACTTTGTGAGACTTGATCCGATTCCCATGTTCTACGACCTCATTTTCCGTCACCCGCTTATGGAAGTGCGCGTAGCTGCGGCACAAGCGGCTGTCGAGATACAACATGCGCATCATTCTATGCGGCAACATGCTAGTCTTTGGCATGAGATCACACGACTCTTGCTCGATACATTTCTTGCCCAGACCCAGCATGTGCGACTCCCAGATGGATACGATGATATCGCAACGGTTGAACCTCTGCTAAGTGATCTCTCACGACTTGCCCCAGAGCCGCTTCTTGCAGCAGTAATACGGCCAGACATCAGTGCCGAACAGGCCCATTTGCTAGCGATGGCCATCATGATCTGTGCATGTGTTTCTGGTGACGGGATTGCTGCCTCTTGGCGAAAAATCTCACTTTCACTTGTTCAATGGCATGACGAACGTGCTTTTCGCTACCGCCCACAATCTCTTATCCACGAACGATCTTCATTCCGACGCGATCTGGTACAGGCATTGGTGGATACCCCTCGCGTCTGGGATATTCCGACCACCCTGTTCTCAGCCTGGTTTGGTATGCCGGATAGTCGAGAGGCTCTTGCCATGTGGCTCACCCAGCACACCGCTGAGCGCTAATTGTCCGCATGGTGATAGAACGCGATGGGGAGGGAAGGGAAACTTTGGGGCCATGGTTCCCTTCCCATTTCACACGAACATAATGCCGTGTGTGGCAACGCTTTTGAATCTGTGGTAGACCGTACAGTTTGATACTTGATATTTATTAATACTGTAGCTCTGTGCCTCTGCATTACCAGCTGTGAGACGCGGTTACGGTTCAGTTTAACAGCAGGTCACGCACCAAGCCAACTGCCAACAAGCCGACAACTTGGCAGCTAACAATTAGCCAAAAACCTTGCAGAAACGTAGTTTTTTGCGATTTATGCCGAAAAAACCAAATGCCAATCACAGCGCCTAAGGTTCCACCAACGGCCACAAACCACAATAGCGTACTCTCGGCAATTCGGCGGCCACGACCACGCGATTTTTGTTTATCGACAATAAATACAATTAACGTGATGAATGAAATGACGATTAGGCCAATCAGGCCATAGCTAACGCCTATATTAAATGCTGCGCCTAGCCCAAACGCCACCAAAAAATGGCCTAAACCTGCTGGAATTCGCCCACGTTGTGCCATTGTTCAACCTCAATCACAAACAATGCAGGCTATTATAACGAAAAACGGCGACGATCTAGAAATGCTAGATCGTCGCCGTTTGAACAATTATTCAGGGTTGAGTTTAGTCGCAGTGGCCTGGGCCAATTACGCCATTGTTGAAGTTATCCAATTGGGTGGCGTAGCTTGTGCCAGTGTTAGAAGCTGCGCCACTTGGTTTGCTGCCCAATGGATATTGTTGCAACCAAGCGTCAGCAGCAGCGATCGTTGCATTAACCGTGCTGCCATTAGCACCTTGAGCAACATTCAACTTGGCGGCGATCAATTGGTGAGCCAAGATGTAGGTGGCATCACCACGTGGCGAGGTGTTGAAAATTGCCATCAATTGGCTTTGGCTATAAACCACACCACCAATGCTCAAGCTAGTAACTGGCCAAGCACTTGGGTGATTCTTCCAGTAGCCTTGGGTATAGGTACAATCTTTACCAGTAGGCGTGCTGGTTGGAGTTGGCGCTGGTGTTCTGGTGGCAGTCGGCGCTGGTGTCTTGGTCGCGGTTGGCGCTGGCGTGCTAGTTGCCGTTGGCGCTGGTGTCTTAGTCGCGGTTGGGACTGGTGTCTTGGTCGCGGTTGGCACAGCGGTTGGCGTTGGGTAGGCCGTTGGTTCTGGCGTGTTGGTTGGCGCAACCGTTGGCTCAGCCGTTGGTTCTGGCGTGTTGGTTGGCTCAGGTGTTGGCTCAACTGTTGGTTCTGGCGTGTTGGTTGGCTCAGGTGTTGGCTCAACTGTTGGTTCTGGTGTATTGGTTGGGGCAACTGTTGGCTCAGCCGTTGGTTCTGGTGTGTTGGTTGGAGTTGTTACGCCACAATAGTTGGTTCCGCCAAGGTGGCGAGATGAGAGCAAGCGCTCGCCATAGCGTTGACCATCGAGCGAGTGCAATACAGGCCCATAGAACACATCAATTTGGGCAGCACATTCAGGCGCTGCAACACTTAAAGAAACAGTTGTTTTTGGGCCAACTCGGCCAATTGCCCACGAATAAATCAATTGATGATCAATGATTTCATCAAATTTTTGATACGAAGCCATACCTACATCGTAGGAGCAGGTAGTTGATTTATTCCAAATTTTGCCGACGTTATTGCTTGAGAACCAACCCGAAAGATCAGCCTTTGGGTCACAGACTGGAGCTACGGTTGGAGCTGCGGTTTCGGTTGGAGCTGCGGTTGGGGCTGTAGTTGCCGTTGGCGCAACCGTTGGTTCTGCCGTTGGCTCAGCCGTTGGAGCTGCGGTTGGTTCTGCCGTTGGTTCAACGACTGTCTCAACACTGACTGATTCTACGCCTTTGCTCACATTGGCAAAGCTGGCACTTGGCCCACTTGCCACCAAAATTGTTGCAAGTAGCACAACCCGCGTTGTCCATCGTCGCAGTGTCGGGGTCATAAGAACTCCTTACAATAAAAATAGTTAAAGAAATAATAAAATAATTAAAATAGAAAAATAAACCGTGCTACTAGCTAGTATAATGTCATCAAACTGTCATCGCTAGTTCAACATGAGCGTGATCTTTTTGGGGTAAGAGGACTAGATATTGGTAGTACTGGTACTAATTCGATCCGTAAGGTTCTTCGTAAGGTGGCATAAATGCAAATAGTACTCTATTAGTAGAATATTAATTAAATAGATAGTTATTTTGCGTAATTAAATCTACTATTTCAGTTTTATCAAAATTTTTATGTGGTTAATTAAAAATCGACTTTATTATTTAATTTTCCGCTTAAATAACTCAACTATTGCCACTATAGCCTAAGCATTGCCCCATAACCCAGGCCCAAGCAACAATCGGCTATACTAGGCCAATCATCGTCTGTGGATAGGTGGATTATGTTGCGTGGTTTGCGTTCGCGCTGGGGCAATATTGGAGGGTTGTTGCTGTTGTGGCTGATTATTGGTTGGTGGGCGAATGCGCAACCAACCCGCTCGGCCAATGTGTTGCAGCATACTTCAACCAGCGTTGGCGGCTTGTACGGCCTTGAGCAATCAAGCAGCTTGCCAGGCGCAACAGGCCCGACTACCCGCAACTACCGCTGGAGCAATGGCAATTTGCACGTGCCACTCTGGCCTGCCAGCAACCATGCTCGACTAGTTCA
It contains:
- a CDS encoding DUF1294 domain-containing protein, giving the protein MAQRGRIPAGLGHFLVAFGLGAAFNIGVSYGLIGLIVISFITLIVFIVDKQKSRGRGRRIAESTLLWFVAVGGTLGAVIGIWFFRHKSQKTTFLQGFWLIVSCQVVGLLAVGLVRDLLLN